One stretch of Desulfomonile tiedjei DNA includes these proteins:
- a CDS encoding pirin family protein: MIEMRKIRKVLKSKPTIEGAGVHLERVIGFSHVPAFDPFLLLDDFRSDNPAHYIKGFPWHPHRGIETITYVLGGEVEHGDSMGNQGVISGGDVQWMTAGSGIVHQEMPKGDAAGRMYGFQLWANLPKSHKMMDPRYRDVKNKQIPEVQLQDGASIKVICGRVGDEQGPVQDIVTDPEYLDVTVPAGSEFIHPTKRGHTVFAYVIGGKGCFCNEKLPLSYEIEGLNYFDMQTDPFIGDRTLVLFGDGDRITVSTEGDSVRFLLMSGKPIGEPVAWYGPIVMNTQEELRIAFQEYRDGTFIKSKKA, from the coding sequence ATGATTGAAATGAGAAAGATCCGTAAGGTGTTAAAGAGCAAACCGACGATCGAGGGCGCGGGTGTGCACCTGGAGCGAGTGATCGGATTCAGCCATGTTCCCGCATTTGACCCTTTTCTGCTACTGGACGATTTCCGGTCAGACAACCCGGCGCACTATATCAAAGGGTTCCCTTGGCATCCTCATCGGGGAATCGAGACCATCACGTACGTTCTCGGTGGAGAGGTGGAACATGGAGACAGCATGGGTAATCAGGGAGTCATATCCGGCGGTGATGTGCAGTGGATGACAGCCGGAAGCGGAATCGTTCACCAGGAAATGCCCAAAGGAGACGCAGCCGGACGGATGTATGGATTCCAACTTTGGGCCAATCTTCCGAAATCCCACAAAATGATGGACCCTCGCTATCGAGATGTAAAGAATAAGCAGATCCCTGAAGTCCAACTGCAGGATGGCGCAAGCATCAAGGTCATATGCGGCCGTGTTGGCGATGAACAAGGACCGGTCCAGGATATCGTTACCGACCCGGAATACCTGGATGTGACGGTCCCCGCGGGATCGGAATTCATTCATCCCACCAAGCGTGGACACACTGTTTTTGCCTACGTCATAGGCGGCAAGGGTTGTTTCTGCAACGAGAAGCTGCCGCTTTCCTACGAGATCGAGGGCCTAAACTACTTCGATATGCAAACAGACCCCTTCATAGGCGACCGGACTCTCGTCCTCTTTGGCGACGGCGACCGGATCACGGTCTCAACGGAGGGCGATTCCGTGAGATTCCTACTGATGTCAGGCAAGCCTATCGGTGAACCTGTCGCTTGGTACGGCCCCATCGTGATGAATACGCAAGAGGAGCTGAGGATCGCTTTCCAAGAGTACCGCGACGGCACATTTATAAAGTCCAAGAAAGCCTAA
- a CDS encoding type II toxin-antitoxin system RelE/ParE family toxin produces MEHTKVFIEVPVFTEDARKNLREDELRAIQYVLTVNPKAGTLIPGCKGLWKLRWGAKGRGKTGGIRIIYYWAAKHDQILFLYLFPKNETEDLTTKQYKILREYVRREYNE; encoded by the coding sequence ATTGAGCATACGAAGGTCTTCATTGAAGTGCCTGTCTTTACAGAGGATGCGCGAAAGAACCTTCGAGAAGATGAACTCAGAGCCATTCAATATGTCTTAACGGTCAACCCCAAAGCGGGCACTTTGATTCCGGGATGTAAGGGGCTTTGGAAACTAAGATGGGGAGCGAAGGGACGAGGAAAGACCGGCGGAATAAGGATCATATATTATTGGGCAGCAAAACATGATCAAATCCTGTTTCTTTACCTCTTCCCCAAAAACGAGACTGAGGATCTGACAACGAAACAATATAAGATTTTGAGGGAGTATGTCAGGAGAGAATACAATGAATGA
- a CDS encoding GAF domain-containing protein, producing MTPQNGDILQSTVKERADEQSPAAIEASHIDPAKMILLFNASKAFASTTDLDQLLNVIVNEVQNVLYCEGAGVLLYDEEKDDFYWRSVQDKGGFFSSAREDIRIPKDQGVCGWVFASGQPALVHDAANDPRIYRQVETKSGFTTRNMICVPLNTRERRLGVLYALNKTDGSFTGEDLEIMQALSSNVALALENASYLESLMNSHRELERLNRVKNKILHHLSHELKTPLAIIEASLRTMVRRMEMESIPRDKLPFERITRNLDRLKTIEKQVGHIVEEKEFPERKVISEFLDHLEDFIEIEAEEEPRLKEALEALRRKIADQFPPKKEDAETVAVKRAFQTVEFRVKQMILDRRLNIEFVPPDAVIVRMQPQIMISVVEGLVRNAIENTPDHGRIVIKGENSSSGYRITVTDCGVGIPESEQPNIFEGFYPVQETDLYSSGRQYAFNAGGTGTDLLKIKIFSERFGFSVRFQSFRCPCIPTGRDVCPGDIAKCACCEKIEDCYEKGGTEFVIEIPPELVEPGDEGQSAASGSVE from the coding sequence ATGACTCCGCAGAATGGGGACATTCTACAATCAACTGTTAAAGAACGCGCAGACGAGCAATCACCCGCCGCGATTGAAGCTTCCCACATTGATCCGGCGAAGATGATCCTACTGTTCAACGCGTCCAAGGCCTTTGCGTCCACTACGGACCTGGACCAACTCCTCAATGTTATAGTGAATGAAGTTCAGAACGTGCTCTATTGCGAAGGCGCAGGGGTCCTGTTGTACGATGAAGAGAAAGACGACTTTTACTGGAGGAGTGTCCAGGACAAAGGCGGCTTTTTCTCGTCCGCGCGGGAAGACATAAGAATCCCCAAAGACCAGGGCGTATGCGGTTGGGTCTTTGCCAGTGGGCAACCCGCTCTTGTTCACGATGCCGCGAACGATCCAAGGATTTACAGGCAGGTTGAAACCAAATCAGGCTTCACCACTCGAAACATGATCTGCGTTCCCCTGAATACCCGCGAGAGACGACTCGGCGTCTTGTATGCCCTTAACAAAACCGATGGATCGTTCACCGGCGAAGACCTTGAGATTATGCAGGCGTTGTCCAGCAACGTGGCGCTGGCCCTTGAGAATGCTTCGTACCTCGAGAGTCTGATGAACTCTCACAGGGAACTGGAACGGCTCAACCGGGTCAAAAACAAAATTCTCCACCATCTTTCTCACGAATTGAAAACCCCTCTGGCCATCATCGAGGCCTCGCTTAGGACGATGGTTCGCCGGATGGAAATGGAAAGCATCCCCAGGGACAAGCTGCCCTTTGAGCGCATCACCCGGAACCTCGACCGGTTAAAAACCATCGAAAAACAGGTGGGGCACATTGTCGAGGAAAAGGAGTTCCCAGAACGCAAGGTGATTTCAGAGTTTCTGGATCATCTGGAGGATTTCATCGAAATCGAGGCGGAAGAGGAGCCTCGACTAAAAGAAGCGCTGGAAGCGCTACGGCGTAAGATAGCCGATCAATTTCCGCCAAAGAAGGAAGACGCTGAAACGGTCGCTGTGAAGAGAGCGTTTCAGACTGTAGAATTTCGGGTCAAGCAGATGATACTGGACCGAAGGTTGAACATCGAATTTGTTCCGCCTGATGCGGTTATCGTAAGGATGCAGCCGCAGATAATGATATCCGTCGTCGAGGGCCTGGTGAGAAATGCAATCGAGAACACCCCCGACCATGGACGAATTGTAATCAAAGGAGAGAATTCCTCGTCCGGCTACAGGATCACCGTTACCGACTGCGGAGTGGGAATACCGGAGAGCGAGCAACCGAACATCTTCGAGGGTTTCTATCCGGTGCAGGAGACGGACCTTTACAGTTCGGGTCGCCAGTACGCATTCAATGCCGGCGGCACCGGGACTGACCTCTTGAAGATCAAGATCTTCTCCGAGCGCTTCGGGTTCAGCGTGCGCTTTCAAAGTTTCCGTTGTCCGTGCATCCCCACCGGTCGCGACGTCTGCCCCGGTGACATTGCTAAATGCGCCTGCTGCGAAAAGATCGAGGACTGCTACGAGAAAGGCGGCACTGAATTCGTCATCGAGATCCCACCGGAATTGGTCGAACCTGGAGATGAAGGCCAGAGCGCAGCCTCGGGTTCTGTAGAATAA
- a CDS encoding 1-deoxy-D-xylulose-5-phosphate synthase: MNTQGTDNNSILEQIQSPENVRDLPLESLKVLAEEVRELIIRTVAERGGHLASSLGVVELTVAMLKVFSPPKDRIVFDVGHQAYAYKILTGRKDLFHTLRTRGGIAGFPKRRESECDFFDVGHAGNAISVAAGLAQARCFSGLDHKVIAVVGDGSLTCGVSYEGLNQAGAAEKDLIIILNDNEMSISPNVGAMAAYLNRIMTGQLVTRFRAEVKNILKNIPGVMGRSMYGLAKQFEDALKGFVTPGRLFEDLGFNYVGPIDGHQIKHLVETFNNVKRFREPMLIHTITCKGKGYCEAEENPSRFHGVGPFEIATGEVIKSEGPPSYTDVFGWTMIKMAAKDPKIVAITAAMEYGTGLAEFARLFPSRFFDVGIAEQHGVVFAAGLAKEGYRPIVAIYSTFLQRGYDHLLHDVCMQEFPVVFALDRAGLVGEDGPTHHGAFDICFARHIPNITIMAPANEDELADMICTAVTLNGPCAVRYPRSEGLGVPIKKEPEPLPVGKAQMLTEGDDLLIIAAGSMVAPSVEASAILASENISVAVMNARFLKPLDRDLILEKAAIAGKVLTVEEGMLTGGFGSSILELLADEGLGDIKTSRLGIPDTFVEHGTRSELLADFGLNAEGIAARARAMLEGLTEAKLRSLSFGSGRPR, encoded by the coding sequence ATGAACACTCAAGGCACGGACAACAATTCCATTTTGGAACAAATACAATCGCCGGAAAACGTTAGGGACTTGCCTCTCGAATCTCTGAAGGTGTTGGCCGAAGAAGTGCGAGAGTTGATTATTCGCACGGTTGCTGAACGTGGCGGCCATCTTGCATCGAGCCTTGGAGTGGTTGAGCTGACAGTGGCCATGTTAAAGGTTTTTTCGCCTCCGAAAGACCGTATAGTGTTCGATGTGGGGCACCAGGCCTACGCTTACAAGATCCTCACCGGACGGAAAGACCTTTTCCACACCCTGCGGACGCGCGGAGGAATAGCGGGTTTTCCGAAGAGGAGAGAAAGCGAATGCGACTTTTTTGACGTGGGCCACGCGGGCAACGCGATCAGTGTGGCCGCGGGTCTGGCTCAGGCCCGATGCTTCAGCGGCCTGGACCACAAGGTGATTGCGGTGGTGGGCGATGGTTCGCTCACCTGCGGCGTTTCGTATGAAGGACTCAATCAGGCAGGCGCTGCTGAGAAAGATCTGATCATAATTCTCAATGACAACGAAATGTCCATCTCGCCCAACGTGGGGGCGATGGCTGCGTATCTCAACCGCATAATGACAGGCCAATTGGTCACTCGCTTCAGGGCGGAAGTGAAAAACATCCTCAAGAACATCCCCGGCGTGATGGGGCGTTCCATGTACGGGTTGGCCAAACAGTTCGAGGATGCCTTGAAGGGCTTTGTGACGCCGGGGCGCCTTTTCGAAGACTTGGGGTTTAATTACGTCGGCCCGATAGACGGCCACCAAATAAAGCATCTCGTGGAAACGTTCAACAATGTGAAGCGATTCCGGGAGCCCATGCTGATCCACACGATAACCTGCAAAGGCAAGGGTTATTGCGAAGCGGAAGAAAACCCGAGCCGCTTTCACGGCGTGGGGCCTTTTGAAATAGCTACAGGAGAAGTTATAAAGTCCGAAGGGCCGCCATCCTACACGGATGTGTTCGGCTGGACCATGATCAAGATGGCTGCCAAGGACCCGAAAATCGTCGCGATTACCGCGGCCATGGAATACGGTACGGGACTGGCCGAATTCGCCCGCCTGTTTCCCAGCCGCTTCTTTGATGTTGGTATTGCCGAGCAGCACGGCGTGGTTTTTGCCGCGGGTTTGGCCAAAGAGGGCTATCGCCCGATCGTGGCGATTTACTCGACGTTCCTGCAAAGGGGTTACGATCACCTCCTCCACGACGTATGTATGCAGGAGTTTCCTGTGGTGTTCGCGTTGGACCGAGCCGGACTGGTGGGGGAAGACGGCCCCACGCACCACGGGGCTTTTGATATCTGCTTTGCCAGGCATATCCCTAACATCACAATTATGGCGCCCGCTAACGAAGACGAACTCGCTGACATGATTTGCACCGCCGTAACTCTCAACGGCCCGTGCGCTGTGCGCTATCCAAGGTCCGAAGGGTTGGGCGTCCCGATAAAGAAAGAACCCGAGCCACTTCCCGTGGGCAAGGCCCAAATGCTCACGGAAGGTGATGATTTGCTCATAATAGCCGCGGGTTCCATGGTGGCTCCCTCTGTTGAGGCCTCCGCCATACTTGCCTCGGAAAATATCTCCGTGGCGGTCATGAACGCACGCTTCCTCAAGCCTCTCGACCGGGACCTGATCCTGGAGAAAGCTGCTATAGCCGGGAAGGTCCTGACCGTTGAAGAAGGGATGCTGACAGGTGGCTTCGGCAGCTCCATTCTGGAACTGCTCGCGGACGAAGGTCTCGGGGATATCAAGACATCCCGACTGGGAATACCCGACACTTTTGTAGAACACGGCACCAGATCGGAACTGCTGGCTGATTTCGGCCTGAATGCCGAAGGAATCGCTGCACGAGCACGCGCCATGCTGGAAGGCCTCACCGAAGCCAAACTACGCAGCCTTTCGTTCGGGAGCGGAAGGCCTCGTTGA
- a CDS encoding helix-turn-helix domain-containing protein, protein MEGVKQGAEYLKGLRKPSRIDKVAVRIPDVRNIREKLKVTQAEFAEMLGISVRTLQNWEQKRRVPDGPARILIELAATYPNHVRKVSRRVVERGAEEKRAGAGY, encoded by the coding sequence ATGGAAGGAGTGAAACAAGGCGCTGAATATCTGAAGGGGCTCCGCAAACCCTCCCGCATAGATAAAGTGGCCGTTCGGATTCCCGACGTAAGAAATATTCGAGAAAAATTAAAAGTAACTCAGGCTGAATTTGCTGAAATGTTAGGCATAAGCGTAAGGACGCTTCAGAATTGGGAACAAAAGCGCCGCGTGCCTGATGGACCTGCACGAATCTTGATAGAATTGGCAGCGACTTACCCAAATCATGTTCGGAAAGTTTCTCGAAGAGTCGTGGAACGAGGAGCCGAGGAAAAGAGAGCCGGGGCGGGCTATTGA
- a CDS encoding site-specific DNA-methyltransferase, whose protein sequence is MKQNQSHVAQLESLEWLAFDYPHETIGRALMIQSDCLEWLRTSPPDTFHAVVTDPPYGVKEYDLDQLEKRANGVGGIWRIPPSFDGHLRSPLPRFTALSEKDRMILKKFFVEWARLIVRVLRPGGHVFIAGNAFLSQLVFSALIEGGLEFRGEVIRLVRTLRGGDKPKNAEEEFPEVSSLARGCYEPWGILRKPLPRGMKVSDCLRRYQTGGLRRRPDGRPFDDVIISERTPQRERKIADHPSLKPQSFLRQVVHASLPLGEGVVLDPFMGSGSTMAACNAVGLGSVGVERLPEYYEMARTAIPRLSVLAVGENLDENQLLLSL, encoded by the coding sequence ATGAAACAAAATCAATCCCATGTGGCACAACTGGAATCGCTGGAGTGGCTCGCTTTTGACTACCCTCACGAGACGATTGGGCGAGCTTTGATGATTCAGTCGGATTGTCTCGAATGGTTAAGGACGTCTCCCCCTGATACGTTTCACGCGGTGGTAACTGACCCTCCCTACGGAGTCAAGGAATATGATTTAGACCAGCTTGAAAAGAGAGCCAACGGCGTGGGGGGCATTTGGCGAATTCCCCCCTCCTTTGATGGACACCTTCGGTCTCCGCTGCCTCGGTTCACGGCGCTCTCTGAAAAGGACAGGATGATTCTCAAGAAATTCTTCGTGGAATGGGCAAGACTCATTGTGCGCGTGCTTCGACCCGGTGGTCACGTTTTCATAGCCGGTAACGCGTTTCTCTCCCAGTTGGTTTTCTCCGCTTTGATCGAGGGCGGATTGGAGTTTAGAGGAGAAGTTATTCGTTTAGTGAGGACGCTGCGAGGCGGCGACAAACCGAAGAACGCTGAAGAGGAATTTCCGGAAGTATCGTCGCTAGCCAGAGGTTGTTATGAACCCTGGGGGATTCTGAGGAAGCCGCTTCCCCGCGGCATGAAAGTGAGTGATTGCTTACGCCGATATCAAACCGGTGGGCTAAGAAGGCGTCCAGACGGCAGACCGTTTGATGATGTTATAATAAGTGAGCGAACTCCACAGCGGGAGCGAAAAATTGCAGATCATCCAAGTCTCAAACCACAGTCATTTTTGAGACAGGTGGTCCACGCTTCTCTTCCCTTGGGAGAAGGCGTCGTTCTCGACCCGTTCATGGGATCAGGCTCCACAATGGCAGCCTGCAATGCCGTAGGTCTGGGATCCGTGGGCGTGGAGAGATTGCCAGAATACTATGAGATGGCCAGAACTGCGATACCCAGACTTTCAGTACTAGCCGTTGGCGAAAACCTTGATGAAAACCAACTCCTCTTGTCGCTTTAG